The region atttttgtaagAGTTAAAAAGAGGTAGAGTTACAATAAAAGTATTGTAAAGTGTGAATATGCTTGTTaatcttttcttcattattttctcctcCCCCATACCAGGGAGCCTTTTAATACATGTTTTCTCTAATCTCTCCTCCAATGAAGGGGTATcacaaatacatatgtatgtatgtatctatctgatagatacatacatatatatttatgtactatatatgcatattttttttttaaagattttatttatttattcatgatagagagagagagagagagagaggcagagacacaggcagagggagaagcaggctccatgcaccgggagcccgacgtgggattcgatcccgggtctccaggatcgcgccctgggccaaaggcaggcgccaaaccgctgcgccacccagggatcccaatgcatcTTTTTTTATACCAGAAACATAATTGACTTTTGTGCCCCATGAACCAAATTTTGGCCCTGATATTTGgcattaataaacaaaacaaaggaaatcatatgcatatgcatatcaTATCTTAAAAGTTAAGTAAGATTTGGTGCTATGAGGACCACCTGAGCAGAGGACACATAAAGGGAAGCACATGCATTGCAGAGTGGGAACAAATGCTTGAAATGATCTTGAGTCGAGAGGGGCAGGAGGACAAAACCTAGCTCTACAGGTATATGCATCATTCGATTCAGTTGTGCAAAACAGATGATGATTTATATACCACATCAAAAATATACTAAGAAACCAAAgattgccacccccccccccaaaaaaaaagcaacGTTTAAGGAAATTGTAAGTGAACTAATGTAATAAATCTTGCAGATAAGGTAAAGTCTTTTCAATGTGAAGATTTTcaggaaagcatttaaaatattactgccTTTATAAAAGGAGCTGTAtattaatgtagatttttttaaaaagattttatttatttattcatgagagacacagagagagagagagagaggcagagacacaggcagagggagaggtaggctccatgcagggagcctgattggggactccatcccgggtctccaggatcacaccctgggcagaaggtggcgctaaaccgctgagccacctgagttgCCCTAATGTCGATGTTAAAATATCAATTGCATACTGACTAAGCTATTTTTAATGTCACAAATGTTTACAAGTTTTAGGGAAGACTTATCAGATGACATGATGGGGGTAACAGATATGTGACAAGAGACatgcattttcatttcccttcttttagCCCTCATTTGAAGCCACGCACACACAATGTTAAAGAACAACTACACAGCAGTGACTGAGTTTATTCTCCTGGGACTGACAGATCGAGCTGAGTTGCAGCCTGTCCTTTTTGTGGTCTTCCTAGTCATCTACCTTATCACAGTGCTTGGCAATGTTAGCATGATTTTGTTAATCAGAAGTGACTCAAAACTTCACACTCCAATGTACTTCTTCCTCAGTCATCTCTCTTTTGTGGACCTCTGTTATACTACCAGTGTTGCTCCACAGATGCTGGTTCATTTCTTATCCAAGAGAAAAGCCATTTCCTTCTTGGGTTGCCTTCTGCAATTCCACTTTTTCATTGCCCTGGTGATCACCGATTATTATATGCTCACagtgatggcctatgaccgctacgtggccatctgcaaaccccTGTTGTATGGCAGCAAGATGTCCAGGTGTGTCTGCTTCTATCTCGTTGCCATCCCTTATATTTATGGCTTTGTGAATGGTCTGGCACAGACCATCCTGATGCTTCACCTCTCCTTCTGTGGACCCAATGAAATCAACCACTTTTACTGTGCAGACCCACCTCTCATAGTCCTTGCCTGCTCAGACACTTATGTCAAAGAAACTGCCATGTTTGTGGTGGCTGGTTTCAACCTCACCTGTTCTCTAGCCATCATTCTCAtctcatacattttcattttctccaccaTTCTGCGCATCCACTCTGCTGAGGGGAGACGCAAAGCCTTCTCCACCTGTGGGTCCCATTTGACGGCTGTCACCATCTTTTATGGGACTCTGTTCTGCATGCACCTGAGACCCCCTTCTGAGACATCTGTAGAACAGAGCAAAATTGTTGCCGTGTTTTATATCTTTGTGAGTCCTATGTTAAACCCTTTTATTTATAGCCTGCGGAACAAAGATGTTAAAAGTGCAATCAGGAAAGTTGTCCAAaaggaattattatttaaatagacACTTTGGCCACAGGTAAGTTGTGTATCATATTATCTGACCAACTAATGAGCATATTTAAAATTAGGAAGTCACTCTGTCATGAtatgttttttatcttttgttaatCACATATGGAACTTGAGAGAAGGTATCAAATTATTTGCTAATAGTGATAGTTCCatctcagtaaattaaaaaaaaaaaaactcttagaaattTAAGGACAAAACCAGAAGGCATTCTTTTTGTTCCATGAgtataaaaaagaacataaaattccATCCATCTTACTCATACAAGTAGTTATAAAAGATACAGTTACCAAATGATGCTATGTCAATGACTATttgagtttttagtttttaacaaTTTCCAAATTAATATCCTGAACGTTCTCAATCACCATAGGTGAAaatcttatttccctttttctcttcataGAAATGACATAACAATGATTGTCTTTGTGTATCTCAGATTTTGCTCTAAACAATATTTAGAACAATAAATCTGTTCCAATGATATCCTCATTCATAAGACTTTTGATAGAATGGCAACTTTCCTTATAGATTGTTTTTATATCAATATTCATTCCCATAATAAAAGTGATTTAATGGTCATTTTAAATGTGTCATTAtgaactatttccattttatattaagaaatagaaaataatgtaaagaCAACCTATGCAAGCAAACTAATCATTATTGTCTTCACCTATGCCGATTTTGCTTCAGACATTTGACATAATCAAATTTTTTCAAATTGAGCCCTCCCTGACTAtgttcctttctcctttgccttcacTAAACTCTCGTTGAAtttaatgttttgtatttttttaatccctaaGTAGAGTTCTAATATTTGCTGGTCTTTATGTATCCAcagaattacataaaattattttggtatatttaaattgttataaatgaaatcatgttctCCTGTAAGTTATtctattttcatgaaatattgTTAGATTCATCCATGCTGAATTATGTAGTATCATTTTCACTCAGATAGTCTACATcagtatataaatataccacagaTGATCTATCCATTCTGTTAATGATTTTTCTTGTTCCTGGATAATATGAAAATCTAGGAAgacattttcctttgaaattttcaGCATATACCAGTTCAAGACACCCTCTCATGTACATTCCCTGGAAGGTAATTTCTGGTTCATAagaaaagagcatttttaaatttaggagatattgccaaattgctctacCAATGTGCTTTCCTGCAAACGCTGTGTGATATTGGTCTTCACTCCATATTCTTGCCAGTACAATACTATATATTGCTAGGCTTTCAAAATGTCTTCCAATCTGATCAGTATAAAATGACTTCATAAGGGAGGTGAAGCGTTTTTAAGTGCTTTGATGCTAATggcagagttttctttcttttctttcttttttttttagttgtacgtctatattctttgttctttgttcagGTGGGTTGTTTTATCTTTATTCCATACATTTGTAATAGCTGCTTTCATATTGTCTACTAGGTACTAACCTTTTAATGATATCTGCAATGTCGATGCTTCAACCTGTTTGTACCTTGTACTTCACTTTTGTGCCAGACACACTTGGGAtagcaaatttttcattttaatggacTTCCAATTTTAATGTTCCTTTATGGCTGTGCTTTGTATGTCTTGTTGAAACAACTCTTTCCTCTTATAAAGATattctcttgtattttctttcaatgctttgaaatatttcatctttaaGTCTTTACTTTTTCTGGTATTATAAATGTTGCAAAACAGTCTTTAATTCTGATCTTTAGtgaaagaaatatgttttatattttttaaaaaaagacttcataCATTTCTCATTAAGATTTGAGTGAGTaatctctttctaaaattttatttatttattagagagagagagagagcataagcacaagcagaggagaggaggcagagagagagagggagaagcagactccttgctgagcaggagacccaatgggggcttgatcccaggaccctgagatcatgacctgggccgaaggcagccacttaacctactgagccccccaggtgcccctaatttccttctctttcatagCAGAGAGTACAGTGATAATATTGAAAGAGGTAGATTTTTTAGAATGACTAAGTGACTGACCCAGCACTCCACTCTTAGGTATCTAcctaaaaggaatgaaaatgtatgtccatacaaaaactcATAATGAAAGTTCATAGCTGCATTActtataataaccaaaaagtaaaaacaacccaaatgtccatcaacagatgaatggataaattaaatgtggtatatacatacaatagaacaTTAGAATATATAATCAAATAGTTTGGCAATAAATAGAAATTAGGTCCTGATACATGAtatataacatggatgaatcttgaataCATTACATTAAGTGAGAGAAGACAGTCACAAAggatcacatattcttttattccatttaaatgagatgtccagaataggcaaatctatataTAGAGAAAGTAGATCAGTGATTGCTTAGGGGTGGGAAAGGATAAGGAAGTTGGGAGTTTTAGCTAAAAGAGTAAAGAGTTTCTTATTAAGGTGATGAAAAGTTCTAAAATCAGTTAAGgcgatggttgcacaattctgtgaacaCTAAAAACCACTGCATTATACATtataaatgggtgaattgtatggtatgtgaattctatctcaataaaactgttaccTAAAagatactaggaaaaaaaaaaaacacttgcatGAAAATTCTGTCATGTATCAAGCTTTCATATTTGTGTCAGTCTGTTTCTGGTTCTCTCTTGTAGGACCTCAATGTAGTagactatatttataaaaatagttttaccaCCCCTTTTCTGGAAGTTTGAACACTGGAGAATTTTCTTGAAGCATATCTGAGAGGAAATACAATTAAGACGTATAGAAATACTTTATTCTCCAGATTTCAGGCCTGTTATTTTCCCAGAAGGCACATGATACCACTTCATTGGGTCAGAAGTGTGGCTACGagaatgaacaagaaaaaatacCTATTCGTAGTCTGTATTGAGATCTGTGTCCgcctttttgttttgtacttGCCATCACAGGGCTTCTTTACCCAGGGGGGTTAGCATGTGTTGCAATTTGTCATCAGTTGTGCATGCCTTGctcatcctttctttcttcccaggcTGGTCCGATTCCCAAATCTGAATCTGCCACATGCAGATGTAAGAGTTCACAGGGAAAATAGCAACAAAAGTGGAGTGTTATGTTTTTCCCTCTTCAGACATTAGAAGTGGTCCAATCCCACTGAGCAATTTGTACATCCATCCATGTCATGGTACCCTACTGCTCACCTTCGGCTTTTTCTTCTGAGACTACTAGTTCTGGAAGTCAATGATGTCAAAAAACACTCACAGAAGGGATAGGCTGAGCAGTGCaaaattctatgaattttaagTCAATCtagttaatttttacatatatctTCAGAATGCCTACAAATGTTTAATTGCTTCATATATAATAAACGAGAGATATGtttatggatttgtttttttctcctttgtattttttcctcttttagtaAATCATGTACAGTAATGAACTAGCATTATCCCTTTTagcattttgcattttctatCCCATCCTAGGTGATTAAGATGTGAAGTGTTTTTGTCGATATTCATATTTCTCCAGcagtatttttcattgtttttattaattgttgcccattatatgtatttttacctttttgcttTCAGGtaaaattacttaatttaattACTGAGTTTCGTAATTTATTGTGAATATACATACTTAGATCTATTTTATAACTTCTTTAATTACTGAGTTTCGTAATTTATTGTGAATATACATACTTAGATCTATTTTATAACaacttcttttgtatttctaaaatatgttatttatctttccccccttttccttGCATGAATTAAATTGTGTTTTCTGAATAACTGATTAATGATTTTATCATCTCCAGATTGTCAGCTTCAGAAGGCAAGGTCCTTGTCTGCTTTtgctcattttactttatttatttttcaaggttatctatttatttagttagttttaaaaagatttttatttatttattcatgagaggcacagagagagaggcagagacatagagggtgaagtgggctctttgcagggagcctgatgtgggacttgatccatggGCCCAGGAttactacctgagctgaaggcagacactcaaccactgagccacccaggcttccctcaagattatttattttagagatatagTGCTTGAGTAGgggggagagaaagcaggagagggaaagaatccttaagcagacgcttcactgagcatggagccctacgctgggctcaacctcaggaccctgagatcatgacctcagccaaaactaAAAGTAAGACGCTTGTCATACAGGTGGGCCTTACTCATTATCTTAAAATCAGCATATTCCCCAAATATGTGGGGAATATAAGTGATTCTTAATAAATCTGGATTAACAAACTCTCATTATATTATTTGCATTACAACTTGATGGTAAACTCTCCTCTGCCTTATTTTCCACCATTATCTTAATGAATTCTTACCTATTGAAAATACAACAGTGACACTTTATATATCCCTGCTTTATCCATCCCACGATGATACAGAAACTGTTTAAGAACACAAATCTTAACACTTTATCTTATATTCTCTACATTGACAGTATAGTGGTAAATACAAAATTTTCCTTGGATATTTTTAACCCTGTGGATGAATGACTGAaagagtgaatgaacaaatgaatgaatgccagTGAATCTGGAGAAAGTTTAGCACAATGTAAGCTTGT is a window of Vulpes lagopus strain Blue_001 chromosome 11, ASM1834538v1, whole genome shotgun sequence DNA encoding:
- the LOC121472094 gene encoding olfactory receptor 1030-like; the encoded protein is MLKNNYTAVTEFILLGLTDRAELQPVLFVVFLVIYLITVLGNVSMILLIRSDSKLHTPMYFFLSHLSFVDLCYTTSVAPQMLVHFLSKRKAISFLGCLLQFHFFIALVITDYYMLTVMAYDRYVAICKPLLYGSKMSRCVCFYLVAIPYIYGFVNGLAQTILMLHLSFCGPNEINHFYCADPPLIVLACSDTYVKETAMFVVAGFNLTCSLAIILISYIFIFSTILRIHSAEGRRKAFSTCGSHLTAVTIFYGTLFCMHLRPPSETSVEQSKIVAVFYIFVSPMLNPFIYSLRNKDVKSAIRKVVQKELLFK